A window from Pseudomonas alloputida encodes these proteins:
- a CDS encoding DUF6436 domain-containing protein translates to MNSRIIKPLCTVIALLVGAVILWQAYSAFQARYLRPFDNQATLFDGSQLQLPAELAGAGPIRVVHFWDPACPCNVGNQQHLGDLISQFAGHDVTFHVLQKPGSHGQLPANIGSLQPITHLPGSEHLPASPAVAIWDRQGRLAYFGPYSEGAVCNASNSFIEPILKALLDGRQVNASNTLAVGCYCPWSG, encoded by the coding sequence ATGAATAGCCGAATCATCAAACCGCTGTGCACGGTCATCGCCTTGTTGGTCGGCGCCGTAATCCTCTGGCAGGCCTACAGCGCCTTTCAGGCTCGCTACCTGCGCCCGTTCGACAACCAGGCCACGCTATTCGACGGCAGCCAGTTACAGCTACCTGCCGAGCTGGCCGGTGCTGGCCCGATCCGCGTCGTGCATTTCTGGGACCCGGCCTGCCCATGCAACGTCGGCAACCAACAGCACCTGGGCGACCTTATCAGCCAGTTCGCTGGCCACGACGTTACCTTCCATGTGCTGCAAAAACCCGGCAGCCACGGCCAGCTGCCGGCCAATATCGGCAGCTTGCAACCCATCACCCACCTGCCCGGCAGCGAGCACCTGCCTGCGTCCCCGGCCGTGGCCATCTGGGACCGGCAAGGCCGCCTGGCTTATTTTGGCCCCTACAGCGAAGGTGCCGTGTGCAACGCCAGCAACAGCTTCATCGAGCCAATCCTCAAGGCTTTGCTCGACGGCCGCCAGGTCAACGCCTCCAATACCCTGGCGGTAGGCTGCTACTGCCCTTGGTCGGGCTGA
- a CDS encoding DUF2059 domain-containing protein produces the protein MRRLFSLILLMICTMPVWADNLDQLYKAAGWPDQRAHFNDALTAAQERYRNSLPPAVYQALVNNSNQRFQAQAVDRRAQAKLRATLADPAPALAFFQSPLGRKVVAAELKATRKDELAKNAKGLPKIQASDDRLLIIGHLAQALPAREAGAEVSLAIAGVAADSLSSMIPGLFGGGQAQSLLDGQRQRLMGQIGEDLNNTLLYVYRDLSDAELEAFATFAESPEGKAYYQAALAAVRAGLAVGQSTNDLK, from the coding sequence ATGCGCCGTCTGTTTTCCCTGATTCTGCTGATGATCTGCACCATGCCTGTCTGGGCAGACAACCTGGATCAACTGTATAAGGCTGCCGGCTGGCCCGACCAGCGCGCCCACTTCAACGATGCCCTGACCGCTGCCCAGGAGCGCTACCGCAACAGTTTGCCACCCGCCGTGTACCAGGCGCTGGTCAACAACAGCAACCAGCGCTTCCAGGCCCAGGCGGTGGACCGTCGCGCCCAGGCAAAGCTGCGCGCCACCCTGGCCGACCCGGCACCAGCCCTGGCCTTCTTCCAGTCGCCGCTGGGGCGCAAAGTGGTGGCGGCCGAGCTCAAGGCCACCCGCAAGGACGAACTGGCCAAGAACGCCAAAGGCCTGCCCAAGATCCAGGCCAGCGACGATCGTCTGCTGATCATCGGCCACCTGGCCCAAGCCCTGCCTGCGCGGGAAGCCGGCGCCGAAGTCAGCCTTGCCATCGCCGGTGTAGCCGCCGACAGCCTCAGCTCGATGATCCCCGGCCTGTTCGGCGGCGGCCAGGCCCAGAGCCTGCTGGATGGCCAGCGCCAGCGGTTGATGGGGCAGATTGGCGAAGACCTGAACAACACCCTGCTGTACGTCTACCGCGACCTGTCCGATGCCGAGCTGGAAGCGTTCGCCACCTTTGCCGAGTCGCCCGAGGGCAAGGCTTACTACCAGGCGGCCCTGGCCGCTGTACGTGCCGGCCTGGCGGTTGGCCAGAGCACCAACGACCTGAAGTGA
- a CDS encoding DUF4399 domain-containing protein: MNSLFSRAAVAGLLMGASVFASAADALKSQEPPKEAKVFIVSPADGATVDKTFTVKFGIEGMGLKPAGDQTPHTGHHHLLVDVDKEPVADMPLPTSLMPEAGVALPKGPQVLHFGKAQTETSITLTPGKHTLQLILGDQYHVPFKPSVESKKITVEVK; encoded by the coding sequence ATGAACAGCCTATTTTCGCGTGCTGCCGTTGCCGGTCTGCTGATGGGAGCGTCGGTGTTCGCCAGTGCCGCAGACGCCCTGAAGAGCCAGGAGCCGCCCAAGGAGGCGAAGGTCTTCATCGTTTCCCCCGCCGATGGTGCCACGGTCGACAAGACCTTCACCGTCAAGTTCGGTATCGAGGGTATGGGCCTCAAACCTGCGGGTGACCAAACCCCGCACACCGGGCACCACCATCTGCTGGTGGATGTCGACAAAGAGCCGGTGGCTGACATGCCGCTGCCGACCAGCCTGATGCCAGAGGCCGGCGTCGCACTGCCGAAGGGACCGCAAGTGCTGCACTTCGGCAAGGCACAGACCGAAACCAGCATTACCCTGACCCCGGGCAAGCACACCCTGCAACTGATTCTGGGTGACCAGTATCATGTGCCATTCAAGCCTAGCGTCGAGTCGAAGAAGATCACGGTTGAAGTGAAATAA
- a CDS encoding sugar O-acetyltransferase codes for MSLSEKHKMLTGQLYHAGCPELQAEQIANKHWMHRYNNSVELLNDARHGLLVEHFGQVGEGAVIRPPFYCDYGYNISVGRNTFMNFNCVILDVVPVRIGEDCQIGPNVQIYTADHPLDPEVRRSGLESGRPVTIGDNVWIGGAAIILPGVTIGDNAIVGAGSVVTRDVPAGATVVGNPARVRQPDQGQ; via the coding sequence ATGTCCCTCAGCGAAAAACACAAAATGCTCACCGGCCAGCTCTACCACGCTGGCTGCCCTGAACTACAGGCCGAGCAGATCGCCAACAAGCACTGGATGCATCGCTACAACAACAGTGTCGAACTGCTCAACGACGCACGCCACGGGCTGCTTGTGGAGCACTTTGGCCAGGTTGGCGAAGGCGCGGTGATTCGCCCGCCGTTCTATTGCGACTACGGCTACAACATCAGCGTTGGCCGTAATACTTTCATGAACTTCAACTGCGTGATCCTCGACGTGGTGCCGGTGCGTATCGGCGAGGACTGCCAGATCGGTCCCAACGTGCAGATCTATACCGCCGACCATCCGCTCGATCCTGAAGTGCGGCGCAGCGGGCTGGAGAGCGGGCGGCCGGTAACCATCGGCGACAACGTGTGGATTGGCGGTGCGGCGATCATCCTGCCGGGGGTGACCATCGGTGATAATGCCATCGTCGGCGCCGGCAGTGTGGTGACCCGGGATGTGCCCGCGGGCGCGACGGTGGTGGGTAACCCGGCGAGGGTCCGTCAGCCCGACCAAGGGCAGTAG
- a CDS encoding SdiA-regulated domain-containing protein, whose amino-acid sequence MRRFVRLFLVLAALALLLLGWAGQEFRLFERGWFNLKTWWQPVERSIGLDRYRVVLEAQPIEGLDDDISALTYDPDRKTLFTVTNARSELIELSLDGRILRRVPLTGFGDPEAVEYVGPNSYVITDERQQRLIRVRLEDDTMFLDAGDAEQLTLGIGLNGNKGFEGLAYDSAGKRLFVAKERDPMLIYEVHGFPHDNPEKPYAVHVVQDRKRDSRLFVRDLSSLQFDERSGHLLALSDESRLVLELDVQGQPLSTLSLRKGFQGLQATVPQAEGIAMDEAGTIYLVSEPNLFYVFKQPTD is encoded by the coding sequence ATGCGTCGTTTTGTTCGCCTGTTCCTTGTTCTGGCTGCCCTTGCTCTGCTGCTGCTTGGCTGGGCCGGGCAGGAGTTTCGCCTGTTCGAGCGTGGCTGGTTCAATCTCAAGACCTGGTGGCAGCCTGTGGAGCGCAGCATTGGCCTGGATCGCTACCGGGTGGTGCTGGAGGCGCAACCGATCGAAGGGCTGGATGATGACATTTCGGCGCTGACCTACGACCCCGACCGCAAAACCCTCTTCACGGTCACCAACGCCCGTTCGGAGCTGATCGAGCTGTCGCTGGATGGCCGTATCCTGCGCCGTGTGCCGCTGACTGGCTTCGGCGACCCGGAGGCTGTTGAGTACGTTGGGCCAAACAGCTATGTGATCACCGACGAGCGTCAGCAACGGCTGATTCGCGTACGGCTGGAAGACGACACGATGTTTCTCGATGCCGGTGATGCCGAACAGCTGACGTTGGGTATTGGCCTCAATGGCAACAAAGGCTTCGAGGGCCTGGCGTACGATTCGGCGGGCAAGCGCCTGTTCGTGGCGAAGGAGCGTGACCCGATGCTGATCTATGAGGTGCATGGCTTCCCGCATGACAATCCGGAAAAGCCCTACGCCGTGCATGTGGTGCAGGACCGCAAGCGCGATTCACGGTTGTTTGTGCGGGATTTGTCGAGCTTGCAGTTCGATGAACGCAGTGGGCATTTGCTGGCATTGTCGGACGAGTCGCGGTTGGTGCTGGAGCTGGATGTACAGGGCCAGCCGCTGAGTACCTTGTCGTTGCGCAAGGGTTTCCAGGGGTTGCAGGCGACGGTGCCGCAGGCGGAGGGGATTGCGATGGATGAAGCGGGGACCATTTACCTGGTCAGTGAGCCGAACCTGTTCTATGTGTTCAAGCAGCCGACTGACTGA
- a CDS encoding FAD-binding oxidoreductase: MTHPAVIEELMTLVDPGKVLTDPVSLEAYGKDWTKHYPPAPSAIVFPKTIEQVQAIVHWANAHKVALVPSGGRTGLSAGAVAANGEVVVAFDYMNQILGFNAFDRTVVCQPGVVTRQLQTYAEEQGLYYPVDFASSGSSQIGGNIGTNAGGIKVIRYGMTRNWVAGLKVVTGKGELLELNKDLIKNATGYDLRQLFIGAEGTLGFVVEATMRLDRAPRNLTAMVLGTPDFDSIMPVLHAFQGKLDLTAFEFFSDKGLAKILARGDVPAPFATDCPFYALLEFEASTEDVANEALATFEHCVEQGWVLDGVMSQSESQLKNLWKLREYLSETISHWTPYKNDISVTVSKVPAFLRDIDAIVSEHYPDYEVVWYGHIGDGNLHLNILKPEHMSKDDFFASCAKVNKWVFEIVERYNGSISAEHGVGMTKRDYLGYSRSPEEIACMKAIKAVFDPNGIMNPGKIFAPE, encoded by the coding sequence ATGACCCACCCCGCTGTTATTGAAGAACTGATGACCCTTGTCGACCCTGGCAAGGTCCTGACTGACCCGGTTTCCCTCGAAGCGTATGGCAAGGACTGGACCAAGCATTACCCGCCTGCGCCCAGCGCCATCGTCTTTCCCAAAACGATAGAACAGGTGCAAGCCATTGTGCACTGGGCCAATGCGCACAAGGTGGCGCTGGTGCCCTCTGGCGGGCGCACCGGGCTTTCTGCCGGCGCCGTGGCGGCCAATGGCGAGGTTGTCGTCGCCTTCGACTACATGAACCAGATCCTTGGCTTCAATGCTTTCGACCGTACTGTGGTTTGCCAGCCAGGGGTCGTCACCCGCCAGCTGCAAACCTACGCCGAAGAGCAAGGCCTTTATTACCCGGTGGACTTCGCTTCCAGCGGTTCCAGCCAGATTGGCGGCAATATCGGCACCAACGCCGGCGGGATCAAGGTGATTCGTTACGGTATGACCCGCAACTGGGTGGCCGGGCTGAAAGTGGTCACCGGCAAGGGCGAGTTGCTGGAGCTGAACAAAGACCTGATCAAGAACGCCACCGGCTACGACCTGCGCCAGCTGTTCATTGGTGCCGAGGGTACGCTGGGCTTCGTGGTCGAGGCCACCATGCGCCTGGACCGCGCACCGCGCAACCTCACCGCCATGGTGCTGGGCACACCGGACTTCGACTCGATCATGCCGGTGCTGCACGCCTTCCAGGGCAAGCTGGACCTGACCGCTTTCGAGTTCTTCTCCGACAAGGGGTTGGCCAAGATCCTCGCCCGCGGCGATGTGCCTGCGCCCTTCGCGACGGATTGCCCGTTCTATGCGCTGCTGGAGTTCGAGGCCAGCACTGAAGACGTGGCCAACGAAGCATTGGCTACCTTCGAGCACTGCGTCGAGCAGGGTTGGGTGCTGGACGGGGTGATGAGCCAGAGCGAAAGCCAGCTGAAAAACCTGTGGAAGCTGCGCGAGTACCTGTCGGAAACCATTTCGCACTGGACACCGTACAAGAACGACATTTCCGTCACCGTCTCGAAAGTGCCTGCGTTCCTGCGCGATATCGACGCCATCGTCTCTGAACATTATCCGGACTATGAAGTGGTGTGGTACGGCCATATTGGTGACGGCAACCTGCACCTGAACATCCTCAAGCCTGAGCATATGAGCAAGGACGACTTCTTCGCTTCGTGTGCCAAGGTCAACAAGTGGGTGTTCGAGATCGTCGAGCGTTACAACGGGTCGATTTCTGCCGAGCATGGCGTGGGCATGACCAAGCGCGACTACCTGGGCTACAGCCGTTCCCCCGAAGAAATCGCCTGCATGAAGGCAATAAAGGCCGTGTTCGACCCTAACGGCATCATGAATCCGGGTAAGATCTTCGCACCTGAATAA
- a CDS encoding fumarylacetoacetate hydrolase family protein, with translation MSYQHQYVDGTRIHFPLGKVVCIGRNYAEHAKELDNPIPTEPLLFIKPGSCVVPAEGGFKIPAERGSVHYEVEIAVLLGKPLSTHPSEEEVLDAISGYAPALDLTLRDVQAKLKEKGLPWELAKCFDGACVLPPFVSAASFEDVTDIPVRLTVNGEVRQDGNSAMMLNPIVPMIQYMAAHFSLQAGDVILTGTPAGVGPFNVGDELVLELPGVSRFESRVL, from the coding sequence ATGAGTTACCAGCACCAGTACGTAGACGGCACGCGCATTCACTTCCCCTTGGGCAAGGTGGTGTGCATCGGCCGTAACTATGCCGAGCATGCCAAGGAACTGGACAACCCGATCCCCACCGAGCCGCTGCTGTTCATCAAGCCAGGCAGCTGCGTGGTGCCGGCCGAAGGTGGCTTCAAGATCCCGGCCGAGCGCGGGTCGGTGCACTATGAGGTTGAAATCGCCGTGCTGCTGGGCAAGCCGCTGTCGACCCACCCGAGCGAGGAAGAGGTGCTGGACGCCATTTCCGGTTACGCACCGGCGCTGGACCTGACCCTGCGCGACGTGCAGGCCAAACTGAAGGAAAAGGGGCTGCCCTGGGAGCTGGCCAAGTGCTTTGACGGCGCTTGCGTGCTGCCACCGTTCGTCTCGGCCGCCAGCTTCGAGGACGTGACAGACATCCCGGTGCGCCTGACCGTGAACGGCGAAGTACGCCAGGATGGTAATAGCGCGATGATGCTGAACCCGATCGTGCCGATGATTCAGTACATGGCAGCGCATTTCTCGCTACAAGCGGGGGATGTGATCCTCACCGGTACCCCGGCCGGCGTCGGGCCGTTCAATGTCGGTGACGAGCTGGTGCTGGAGCTGCCGGGTGTGAGCCGCTTCGAAAGCCGGGTGCTTTGA
- a CDS encoding DUF523 domain-containing protein: protein MTRSDRPKVLVSACLLGQPVRYDGRASGHPDLLQQWQAEGHVVPLCPEVAGGLPTPRPPAEIPGGQGSAVLEGDTQVLTVTGEDVSAAFLAGAQLALELVRQHGIRVAVLKSGSPSCGNRLTYDGTFSGVKVAGEGVTTALLRRAGVQVFSELELDQAQRALANISA from the coding sequence ATGACCCGTTCTGATAGGCCCAAGGTGCTGGTGAGCGCCTGCCTGTTGGGGCAGCCAGTTCGCTATGACGGCCGGGCCAGCGGCCATCCCGATTTGTTGCAGCAGTGGCAGGCCGAAGGGCACGTGGTGCCGTTGTGCCCCGAGGTAGCAGGCGGCTTGCCGACACCACGGCCGCCAGCGGAGATCCCGGGAGGGCAGGGCAGCGCAGTGCTCGAGGGTGACACACAGGTGCTGACAGTGACGGGTGAAGATGTCAGTGCCGCGTTTCTGGCCGGAGCGCAGTTGGCGCTGGAACTGGTGCGGCAGCATGGCATTCGTGTAGCGGTGCTGAAGTCTGGCAGCCCTTCGTGTGGCAACCGGTTGACCTATGATGGCACCTTCAGTGGTGTGAAAGTGGCGGGGGAAGGGGTAACCACGGCGCTGCTGCGGCGGGCGGGAGTGCAGGTGTTCAGCGAGCTGGAACTGGACCAGGCGCAGCGGGCTTTGGCTAATATATCTGCTTGA
- a CDS encoding 2OG-Fe(II) oxygenase, whose protein sequence is MRAMHISPEHPMLAAVVDDLATHGWSQQAHFLPADLVRALAAECRRRDAEGELNPAGVGRGATQEVRETIRGDQIQWIDPGQAEACDQYLAAMDQLRLAINQGLFLGLEDFECHFALYPPGAFYRRHLDRFRDDDRRMVSAVLYLNEGWQPHDGGQLRMFLADGVEHDVEPVAGCLVVFLSGEVPHEVLPAGRERLSLTGWFRRRGNDPF, encoded by the coding sequence ATGCGCGCCATGCACATATCCCCTGAACACCCGATGCTTGCGGCCGTCGTCGACGATCTGGCCACCCATGGCTGGTCCCAGCAGGCGCACTTTCTGCCTGCCGACCTGGTGCGCGCACTTGCAGCCGAGTGCCGGCGCCGTGATGCCGAAGGCGAACTCAACCCCGCAGGGGTTGGGCGGGGAGCTACCCAGGAGGTGCGCGAAACCATTCGCGGTGACCAGATCCAGTGGATCGACCCGGGGCAGGCCGAGGCCTGCGACCAGTACCTGGCGGCCATGGATCAGCTGCGCCTGGCAATCAACCAAGGCCTTTTCCTGGGCCTGGAAGACTTCGAATGCCACTTTGCCCTGTATCCACCGGGGGCATTCTATCGCCGGCACCTGGATCGTTTTCGCGACGATGACCGGCGCATGGTCTCGGCGGTGCTTTACCTCAATGAAGGCTGGCAACCGCATGACGGTGGCCAGTTGCGCATGTTCCTGGCCGACGGTGTCGAGCACGATGTCGAGCCAGTGGCCGGTTGCCTGGTGGTATTCCTGTCGGGCGAAGTGCCTCACGAAGTACTGCCGGCCGGGCGTGAGCGGCTGTCATTGACCGGCTGGTTCAGGCGGCGTGGCAATGACCCGTTCTGA
- a CDS encoding transporter substrate-binding domain-containing protein, with product MRSTIGVLLAVLISPLAQAELIDEIADRGELRIAVQAENSPYAFKQDDHLTGFDIEFGQALAKELDLRAEFVEAPATEVLAGVESGKYDIAFTPSSESLTGDGPLDVSLPIGEKKLVIPFQKDNPAFESAVNNALQRLKDSGRTAELEQKWFKGVQETAGGQ from the coding sequence ATGCGTTCGACCATAGGGGTACTGCTGGCAGTACTGATCAGTCCATTGGCTCAGGCGGAGCTGATCGACGAAATCGCCGACCGGGGCGAACTGCGCATTGCCGTACAGGCCGAGAACTCGCCATACGCCTTCAAGCAAGACGACCACCTGACAGGTTTCGACATCGAATTTGGCCAGGCCCTGGCCAAGGAACTGGATTTGCGCGCCGAGTTCGTCGAAGCCCCGGCTACCGAAGTGCTGGCGGGTGTCGAGAGTGGCAAGTACGACATCGCATTCACCCCGTCGAGTGAATCGCTCACAGGCGACGGCCCGCTCGATGTAAGCCTGCCGATTGGCGAGAAGAAGCTGGTGATCCCGTTCCAGAAGGACAACCCGGCTTTTGAAAGTGCCGTAAACAATGCGTTGCAACGTTTGAAAGACAGTGGCCGGACTGCCGAACTTGAGCAGAAGTGGTTCAAGGGTGTGCAGGAGACTGCAGGCGGGCAGTAA
- a CDS encoding SdiA-regulated domain-containing protein: MPSSSSAPATSKRRFYLRWPFGLAVAAVIGYGVAVAMHWDDRGALWVKESFESTAARSDSVWLPDYQVDIDAKPLPGMDDDEASDVAFNPQTRTLFAVMGKNPFLVELSLEGDVLRKIPLNGWNNPEGVAVLEDGNLAITDERLHDLTVVKVDAQTTALNHDDFSSYDLGPSVKSNKGFEAIAWDPLRQRLIIGEERPPKLYTWNTDGRSPLKGEKQPLPSDELDLRNLSALGVDPRTGHLLVLSADSNMLLELDEQGQQVSFMTLLGGFNGLEGTIPRAEGVAMDDRGNLYMVSEPALFYRFKKN, encoded by the coding sequence ATGCCATCCTCCTCCAGCGCCCCGGCAACCTCCAAGCGTCGCTTCTACCTGCGCTGGCCCTTCGGCCTGGCCGTGGCGGCGGTGATCGGCTATGGCGTGGCCGTGGCCATGCACTGGGATGACCGCGGTGCACTGTGGGTAAAAGAAAGCTTCGAAAGCACCGCCGCGCGCAGCGATAGCGTATGGCTGCCGGATTACCAGGTGGACATCGACGCCAAGCCGCTGCCGGGCATGGACGATGATGAAGCCTCGGATGTGGCCTTCAACCCGCAGACCCGCACCCTGTTCGCGGTCATGGGCAAGAACCCGTTCCTGGTCGAGCTGAGCCTGGAGGGCGATGTACTGCGCAAGATCCCGCTCAACGGCTGGAACAACCCCGAGGGCGTCGCGGTGCTGGAAGACGGCAACCTGGCCATCACCGACGAGCGCCTGCACGATCTGACCGTGGTCAAGGTGGACGCGCAGACCACCGCACTGAATCACGACGACTTCTCGAGCTACGACCTGGGCCCGTCGGTCAAGAGCAACAAGGGCTTCGAGGCCATTGCCTGGGACCCGCTGCGCCAGCGCCTGATCATTGGCGAGGAGCGCCCGCCCAAGCTGTACACCTGGAACACCGATGGCCGCAGCCCGCTCAAGGGTGAGAAGCAGCCGTTGCCTAGCGATGAACTCGACTTGCGCAACCTGTCTGCGCTGGGTGTCGACCCGCGTACTGGCCACTTGCTGGTGCTATCGGCCGACTCCAACATGCTGCTGGAGCTGGACGAGCAGGGCCAGCAAGTCAGCTTCATGACGCTGCTGGGCGGCTTCAACGGGCTTGAAGGCACCATTCCGCGGGCTGAAGGGGTGGCCATGGACGACAGGGGCAACTTGTACATGGTCAGCGAGCCGGCGCTTTTCTATCGATTCAAAAAGAACTGA
- the serA gene encoding phosphoglycerate dehydrogenase: MSKTSLDKSKIRFLLLEGVHQNAVDTLKAAGYTNIEYLTGSLPEAELKEKIADAHFIGIRSRTQLTEEIFDCAKKLVAVGCFCIGTNQVDLEAARARGIAVFNAPYSNTRSVAELVLAEAILLLRGIPEKNASCHRGGWIKSAANSFEIRGKKLGIVGYGSIGTQLSVLAENMGMQVYFFDPLTKLPLGNAVQVTSLNELLGLADIVSLHVPELPSTQWMIGEKEIRSMKKGAILINAARGTVVELDHLAAAIKDKHLIGAAIDVFPVEPRSNDEEFESPLRGLDNVILTPHIGGSTAEAQANIGLEVAEKLVKYSDNGTSVSSVNFPEVALPAHPGKHRLLHIHENIPGVLSEINKVFAENGINISGQFLQTNEKVGYVVIDVDAEYSDLAQEKLQQVKGTIRSRVLF; this comes from the coding sequence ATGAGCAAGACTTCTCTCGACAAGAGCAAGATCCGGTTCCTTCTTCTTGAAGGTGTGCACCAGAACGCGGTCGATACCCTCAAGGCCGCCGGCTACACCAACATCGAATACCTCACTGGTTCGTTGCCGGAAGCCGAGCTGAAGGAAAAGATCGCCGATGCCCACTTCATCGGCATCCGTTCGCGTACCCAGCTCACCGAAGAGATCTTCGACTGTGCCAAGAAACTGGTCGCAGTTGGCTGCTTCTGCATCGGCACCAACCAGGTTGACCTGGAAGCTGCCCGCGCGCGCGGTATCGCCGTGTTCAACGCGCCATACTCCAACACCCGCTCGGTGGCCGAGCTGGTACTGGCCGAAGCCATCCTGCTGCTGCGCGGCATCCCAGAGAAGAACGCCTCCTGCCACCGTGGCGGCTGGATCAAGAGCGCGGCCAACTCGTTCGAAATCCGCGGCAAGAAACTGGGCATCGTCGGCTACGGCTCGATTGGTACCCAGCTTTCGGTACTGGCTGAGAACATGGGCATGCAGGTGTACTTCTTCGACCCGCTGACCAAGCTGCCACTGGGCAACGCCGTGCAGGTCACCAGCCTGAACGAGCTGCTGGGCCTGGCTGACATCGTCTCGCTGCACGTGCCTGAGCTGCCATCCACCCAGTGGATGATCGGCGAGAAGGAAATCCGCTCGATGAAGAAGGGCGCGATCCTGATCAACGCCGCCCGTGGCACCGTGGTCGAGCTGGACCACCTGGCCGCTGCCATCAAGGACAAGCACCTGATCGGCGCCGCCATCGACGTGTTCCCGGTCGAGCCACGCTCCAACGACGAAGAGTTCGAGAGCCCGCTGCGCGGCCTCGACAACGTGATCCTGACGCCGCACATTGGTGGTTCCACCGCCGAAGCCCAGGCCAACATCGGCCTGGAAGTGGCCGAGAAACTGGTCAAGTACAGCGACAACGGTACCTCGGTGTCCTCGGTCAACTTCCCGGAAGTGGCCCTGCCAGCGCACCCAGGCAAACACCGTCTGCTGCACATTCACGAAAACATCCCGGGCGTGCTCAGCGAGATCAACAAGGTCTTCGCCGAGAACGGTATCAACATCTCCGGTCAGTTCCTGCAGACCAACGAGAAAGTCGGTTACGTGGTAATCGATGTTGACGCCGAGTACTCGGACCTGGCGCAGGAAAAACTGCAACAGGTCAAAGGCACCATCCGTTCGCGCGTCCTGTTCTAA
- a CDS encoding alpha/beta hydrolase: protein MPPAFHPDRLRTRLAPFTTRQPLSAQAQDYQRFYGLNLPAHSWLGSFQAAGFDLVGQAWLPEQPSATLFLLHGYYDHMGLYRHVIEWALKQGFAVISCDLPGHGLSSGERASITDFAVYQQVLEALFEQAHTLQLPHPWHLCGQSTGGAIAVDHLLHQGARSPVDGQVILLAPLVRPSSWRWSKFSYCVLRHFVNGIERRFSENTNDPAFLPFLEADPLQPRRLPTAWVGALIAWVKRIEAAPRSARRPLIVQGEADGTVDWPHNLEVLKAKFAEPQILMLPEARHHLANELPGIRQRYFDFIDQRLG, encoded by the coding sequence ATGCCCCCTGCCTTTCACCCCGACCGCCTGCGCACCCGCCTGGCGCCGTTCACCACTCGCCAGCCACTGTCGGCACAAGCGCAGGACTACCAGCGCTTCTATGGCCTGAACCTGCCGGCACACAGCTGGCTGGGTAGCTTTCAGGCAGCGGGGTTCGACCTGGTCGGGCAGGCATGGCTGCCCGAGCAGCCAAGCGCGACGCTGTTCCTGCTGCACGGCTATTACGACCACATGGGCCTCTACCGACATGTGATCGAGTGGGCACTCAAGCAGGGTTTCGCCGTGATCAGCTGTGACCTGCCCGGCCACGGCCTGTCCAGCGGCGAGCGGGCCAGCATCACTGACTTCGCGGTGTACCAGCAGGTGCTGGAGGCCTTGTTCGAACAGGCGCACACGCTGCAACTGCCGCACCCGTGGCACCTTTGTGGGCAGAGCACGGGGGGGGCGATTGCCGTGGACCATCTGCTGCACCAGGGTGCACGCAGCCCCGTCGATGGCCAGGTCATCCTGCTGGCCCCGCTGGTGCGGCCAAGTTCCTGGCGTTGGTCGAAGTTCAGTTATTGCGTGCTGCGCCACTTCGTCAATGGCATCGAACGGCGCTTCAGTGAGAACACCAACGACCCGGCCTTTCTGCCGTTCCTGGAGGCCGACCCGCTGCAACCGCGTCGCCTGCCAACGGCCTGGGTGGGCGCACTGATCGCCTGGGTCAAACGCATCGAGGCCGCGCCGCGCAGTGCGCGTCGGCCATTGATCGTGCAGGGGGAGGCGGATGGCACGGTGGACTGGCCCCACAACCTCGAAGTGCTCAAGGCCAAGTTTGCCGAGCCACAGATCCTGATGCTGCCCGAAGCCCGTCACCACCTGGCCAACGAGTTGCCGGGAATCCGCCAGCGCTACTTCGACTTCATCGACCAGCGCCTGGGCTGA